One stretch of Nitrososphaerota archaeon DNA includes these proteins:
- a CDS encoding GNAT family N-acetyltransferase, translating into MEEDMVQPQKYQFVPRWSDKKINHYTIQKTLKIRKAKKSDKAQILSFCQHTFRWGDYIDRVWDKWLAEKNLLTIEQNGKAIGICNAGISQNQVWIEGIRINPDFRRKGHASKLVITAEKLARRKKIGISRMIIAYNNKRSLSMAKKLGYHIEDKWWLYNLSPRRQKTTARIAISPKDLDSLIQSSTFSESWNWFSLDKKVLTKIVSQGRVIVYYKNKKPQAMGIWNKTSKLDKNVIQLGYLSGTMLGIRQIIHFMQNKGFEEKKDRIQLLIQNKIKPKIPGLDKRMLFYLIKKEL; encoded by the coding sequence ATGGAAGAAGATATGGTGCAGCCGCAAAAATATCAATTCGTCCCTAGATGGTCAGATAAGAAAATTAATCATTATACAATTCAAAAAACATTGAAGATCCGCAAGGCCAAAAAATCTGATAAGGCCCAAATTCTGTCGTTTTGCCAGCACACGTTTCGCTGGGGCGATTATATTGATAGGGTCTGGGACAAGTGGCTTGCAGAAAAAAATCTGCTTACAATAGAGCAAAACGGCAAGGCAATCGGAATCTGCAATGCAGGAATCTCTCAAAATCAGGTCTGGATTGAGGGAATCCGCATCAATCCTGACTTTAGAAGAAAAGGACACGCTAGCAAGCTGGTAATCACTGCAGAAAAACTGGCTAGAAGGAAAAAGATTGGAATCTCTCGCATGATTATAGCTTACAATAACAAGCGTTCCCTTTCCATGGCAAAAAAGCTTGGATATCACATAGAGGATAAGTGGTGGCTGTACAACCTTTCTCCAAGAAGACAAAAAACAACTGCAAGGATCGCTATTAGCCCAAAAGACCTCGACTCGCTGATCCAGTCCAGTACCTTTTCGGAATCATGGAACTGGTTCTCACTTGACAAAAAAGTTCTGACCAAGATAGTCAGTCAAGGCCGTGTCATTGTGTATTATAAAAACAAAAAGCCTCAAGCAATGGGAATATGGAACAAGACATCCAAGCTAGACAAAAACGTAATTCAGCTTGGCTACCTTAGCGGAACCATGCTTGGAATCCGGCAAATCATTCACTTTATGCAAAACAAGGGATTTGAGGAAAAAAAGGATCGAATCCAGCTCCTAATACAGAATAAAATCAAGCCAAAGATACCGGGGTTGGACAAAAGGATGCTTTTCTATCTTATAAAAAAGGAACTGTAA
- a CDS encoding DNA adenine methylase, whose product MKSPLRYPGGKSRAVKIISKYIPKETTSLCSPFFGGGSLEIYCAQNGIRVYGYDSFWPLVDFWQVLLKNPQKLAASIKKYHPLKKVQFYKLQKVQLESKSKFERASVFFVLNRTSFSGSTLSGGMASGGQDNNPRFTKSSIEKLKSFRIKNLTVQQLDFKKSIPRHKKALLYLDPPYLIQSKLYGKKGDLHKNFDHTGLAKILKKRNNWILSYNNSKEIHELYSDYTILYPDWKYGMSNNKKSREVLILSQDLE is encoded by the coding sequence ATTAAATCACCTTTGCGCTATCCGGGTGGAAAATCTCGCGCAGTCAAAATCATATCAAAATACATTCCAAAAGAAACCACAAGTCTTTGCTCACCATTTTTTGGCGGTGGATCACTTGAGATCTATTGCGCACAAAATGGAATCCGGGTTTATGGTTATGACAGTTTTTGGCCGCTAGTTGATTTTTGGCAGGTTTTGCTAAAAAATCCACAAAAACTTGCAGCTAGTATAAAAAAATATCATCCATTAAAAAAAGTACAATTTTACAAATTACAAAAAGTCCAGCTGGAATCAAAAAGTAAATTCGAGCGAGCGTCTGTATTTTTTGTCCTAAACAGGACTTCATTTTCTGGCTCCACATTATCCGGCGGAATGGCAAGCGGCGGTCAAGACAATAATCCAAGATTTACAAAATCATCCATTGAAAAGCTAAAATCATTTCGAATCAAAAACCTCACTGTACAGCAACTGGATTTCAAAAAATCTATTCCTAGGCACAAAAAAGCGCTTCTATACTTGGATCCGCCGTACCTAATCCAGAGCAAACTTTATGGTAAAAAGGGAGATTTGCACAAAAACTTTGATCATACAGGTTTGGCAAAGATTCTCAAAAAACGAAACAACTGGATTCTCTCATACAACAATTCTAAAGAAATCCACGAGCTCTACTCGGATTATACAATTCTATATCCGGATTGGAAATATGGAATGTCAAATAACAAAAAGTCCAGAGAGGTTCTAATTCTAAGCCAGGACTTAGAGTAA
- a CDS encoding aldehyde dehydrogenase family protein — MIENENTWANAVKTDTQDDFHKKFDSSLEALKSKFGKTYPLIIGGKEVYTEKTFDVRSPSDTRIILGKFPLATKEEINLAIESAKDAFYNWSSTPYQNRAQVFREVASQFSKEKFTLAATVSLENGKNRLEAMAEIDETIDFLRYYADQLEANQGFVKSTKNANPNEKTQSVLKPYGVWGIISPFNFPSAIAIGMSSGALITGNSVVLKPASDTPLSAFQFVNAIYKKITSGAINFVTGQGNIVGQNILENPNVSGIAFTGSKEVGLSGFRSFTRESPKPFISEMGGKNPVIVTESADLEKATDGVLRAAFGYGGQKCSACSRVYVQKQIAPKFLGKLVTKTQNLKIGLPWEKDTYLGPIINDSAKKKFESAVELAKKDGKIIFGGETLKDGLYQNGYYVKPTIVSNLPKDHKLVKEELFLPFLCVQEFEKFDDAIKEANDSEFGLTAGIFSQSKSEIDEFFSKIEAGVTYANRTQSATTGAMVQSQPFVGWKNSGISGKGAGGAYYLIQFLREQTQTICNEQ; from the coding sequence TTGATTGAAAACGAAAATACTTGGGCAAATGCAGTAAAAACCGACACCCAAGACGATTTCCACAAAAAATTCGACTCTTCCCTAGAAGCCCTAAAATCAAAATTTGGCAAAACCTACCCGTTAATTATAGGAGGAAAAGAAGTTTACACAGAAAAAACATTCGACGTACGATCACCATCTGACACCAGAATAATCCTGGGTAAGTTCCCACTGGCAACAAAAGAGGAGATAAACCTGGCAATAGAATCGGCCAAGGATGCATTTTACAATTGGAGCTCCACACCATATCAGAATAGAGCACAAGTCTTCCGCGAAGTAGCATCACAATTCTCCAAAGAAAAATTCACGCTAGCTGCCACAGTGAGCCTAGAAAACGGTAAAAACCGACTCGAGGCAATGGCTGAAATAGATGAAACAATTGACTTTCTGAGATATTATGCAGACCAGCTAGAAGCAAACCAGGGATTTGTTAAGTCAACCAAAAATGCAAACCCAAATGAAAAAACCCAATCTGTCCTAAAACCATACGGAGTTTGGGGAATAATTTCCCCGTTTAACTTTCCATCAGCCATAGCGATTGGAATGAGTAGTGGAGCACTAATTACGGGAAATTCTGTGGTACTAAAGCCGGCAAGCGATACGCCACTATCAGCCTTTCAATTTGTAAACGCAATCTACAAAAAAATCACGTCAGGTGCAATCAACTTTGTAACAGGACAGGGCAATATTGTGGGTCAAAATATACTTGAAAACCCAAATGTCTCCGGCATTGCATTTACCGGCTCCAAAGAAGTTGGGTTATCAGGATTTAGGTCATTTACTAGAGAGTCTCCAAAACCATTCATATCAGAGATGGGCGGCAAAAACCCAGTCATAGTGACAGAATCTGCAGATTTGGAAAAAGCAACCGACGGGGTTTTGCGTGCAGCGTTTGGATATGGCGGACAAAAATGTAGCGCCTGCTCGCGAGTATATGTCCAAAAGCAAATTGCGCCAAAATTCCTAGGAAAACTCGTAACAAAAACACAAAACCTCAAAATCGGACTTCCTTGGGAAAAGGACACTTACTTGGGTCCTATCATTAATGATTCTGCAAAAAAGAAATTCGAGTCAGCAGTGGAGCTTGCAAAAAAGGACGGCAAGATAATCTTTGGCGGTGAAACCCTAAAGGATGGACTGTACCAAAACGGCTACTATGTCAAGCCTACAATAGTATCTAATCTTCCGAAAGACCACAAGCTAGTCAAAGAGGAATTATTTTTGCCATTTTTGTGCGTTCAGGAATTTGAAAAATTCGATGATGCGATCAAGGAGGCAAACGATTCAGAATTCGGCCTCACAGCAGGCATATTTTCACAATCCAAGTCAGAAATTGACGAATTTTTCTCCAAAATCGAGGCTGGAGTAACGTACGCAAATCGAACCCAGTCTGCCACAACCGGAGCAATGGTGCAGTCACAACCCTTTGTTGGATGGAAAAATTCTGGAATCTCTGGCAAAGGTGCAGGCGGTGCATATTACCTAATCCAGTTCCTACGGGAACAAACCCAAACAATTTGTAACGAACAATAG
- a CDS encoding copper amine oxidase has protein sequence MTLMPTSTPPSPYVVPSNTFDDTPLISVEGSQELKKFSSYEELKKYLQTTQISQDQFYQDYGGPMALERKVFSTPFTRTDSQSNMAKEAAPTSAPIPSSVPTIGVVDSAKPEYSTTNVQVKNVDEPDFLKNDDKYVYIVTGDKLTIIEAYPAETAKIILKVGIDIPQGQSIQNIFLNQDRLVIFYQDYQENDYIPQYNFAPSKIYTNLTHIIIMDVSSKESPKIIKDYSVNGYYHNARMIGNVVYLISIAEVNHFQPIIPLIREDARTIISPDVFYFDNPESYYNFNMVTAIDIFADTIKSETYMMGGAGTIYMSENNLYITYQKNLPYRYYQVHEKTRFFEAIVPVLPSNIQAQIKEITNDSTISESEKWSKVSDLLQNTYNSMSESEKSKLFEKIQSAINDYELKIQQKTLKTVIHKIGLNSGELKYLAKGEVPGRLLNQFSMDESENRFRIATTSEFYSNRSYLHNNVYVLDENLVRVGALEQIAKDESIYSARFMGERLYLVTFQTIDPFFVIDLSTDTPKVLGELKIPGFSQYLHPYDENHVIGIGRDTKENQWGGVQTEGVKLALFDVTDVSKPSAVDVEIIGKQGTDSEVLNDHKAMLFDKQKGILSIPISNYSYNIEPYYKDGKYVEPKTWRGFYVYDVKDSGFDLKGTIMHSNSTGYEYYGYGSRSFYIDDTLYTVSPNLMKMNTMSDLHEVNQIKFRDEAKLVHYID, from the coding sequence ATGACTCTAATGCCTACTAGCACACCACCTTCTCCATATGTTGTTCCGTCAAACACATTTGATGACACACCGCTAATATCAGTTGAAGGATCCCAAGAGCTCAAAAAATTTTCTTCATATGAAGAGCTCAAAAAATATCTTCAAACAACACAGATTTCACAAGATCAATTCTACCAAGACTATGGTGGCCCAATGGCTCTTGAAAGAAAAGTTTTCTCAACTCCTTTCACTAGAACAGATTCACAATCGAATATGGCTAAAGAAGCAGCTCCAACATCAGCTCCAATTCCATCCTCAGTTCCCACTATTGGAGTTGTAGATTCTGCCAAGCCAGAATACTCAACCACAAACGTCCAAGTCAAAAATGTGGACGAGCCAGACTTTCTAAAAAACGATGACAAGTACGTATACATCGTAACAGGCGACAAATTGACCATAATAGAAGCATATCCTGCAGAGACTGCAAAAATCATACTCAAGGTTGGAATCGATATTCCGCAAGGCCAGTCAATACAAAACATTTTCCTAAATCAGGATAGACTGGTCATTTTCTACCAAGACTATCAGGAAAACGATTACATCCCACAATACAATTTTGCACCATCAAAAATCTACACAAACCTAACTCACATCATAATAATGGATGTCTCTAGCAAGGAATCACCAAAGATAATCAAAGACTACAGCGTCAACGGATATTATCACAATGCCAGAATGATCGGAAATGTGGTCTATCTGATATCAATAGCAGAGGTAAATCACTTCCAGCCAATCATTCCGTTAATTAGAGAAGACGCAAGGACCATCATTTCTCCAGACGTTTTCTATTTTGATAACCCAGAATCTTACTATAATTTCAACATGGTAACTGCAATCGATATTTTTGCAGACACCATAAAATCAGAGACCTACATGATGGGCGGCGCAGGAACAATCTACATGTCTGAGAATAATTTGTACATTACATACCAAAAGAATTTACCATATCGGTATTACCAAGTCCACGAAAAGACCCGATTCTTTGAAGCCATAGTTCCAGTACTACCAAGCAACATACAAGCACAAATCAAAGAAATAACAAACGATTCCACAATAAGCGAATCCGAAAAATGGAGCAAAGTATCTGATCTGCTCCAAAACACCTATAATTCCATGTCGGAGTCGGAAAAATCAAAATTATTTGAGAAAATCCAGTCCGCAATCAACGACTATGAGCTGAAAATCCAGCAGAAAACACTAAAGACAGTAATTCATAAAATTGGACTGAATTCTGGCGAGCTAAAATATTTGGCAAAGGGTGAAGTTCCCGGAAGGCTGCTCAACCAATTCTCAATGGACGAGTCGGAAAACAGATTCAGAATAGCAACCACATCGGAATTTTACTCAAATCGCTCATACCTGCACAACAATGTCTATGTTTTAGACGAAAACTTGGTGCGCGTAGGAGCACTTGAGCAAATAGCAAAGGACGAGTCCATTTATTCCGCAAGATTCATGGGCGAACGACTATACCTAGTGACATTCCAAACAATAGACCCGTTCTTTGTAATTGATCTGTCCACAGACACGCCAAAAGTATTAGGTGAGCTCAAAATTCCTGGATTTTCGCAGTATCTTCACCCATATGACGAAAACCATGTCATTGGTATAGGCAGGGACACTAAGGAAAACCAGTGGGGCGGAGTCCAGACAGAAGGAGTCAAGCTGGCATTATTTGATGTAACAGATGTGTCCAAACCATCCGCAGTAGACGTGGAAATAATAGGAAAGCAAGGAACAGACTCCGAAGTGCTAAACGACCACAAGGCGATGCTCTTTGACAAGCAAAAGGGAATACTATCCATTCCAATTTCTAATTACAGCTATAACATAGAGCCGTACTACAAAGACGGCAAATATGTTGAGCCAAAAACATGGAGAGGATTTTACGTGTATGATGTCAAAGATTCAGGCTTTGATCTTAAAGGAACTATAATGCATTCAAACAGCACCGGCTACGAATACTATGGATACGGAAGCAGGTCATTTTACATCGATGACACACTGTACACTGTAAGCCCTAATCTAATGAAAATGAACACGATGTCCGATTTACACGAGGTAAACCAGATAAAATTCAGGGACGAGGCAAAACTAGTCCACTATATCGACTAA
- the coaBC gene encoding bifunctional phosphopantothenoylcysteine decarboxylase/phosphopantothenate--cysteine ligase CoaBC, which produces MNKHPSLDIVESYGTELAGKKIVLCVTGSVAAYKAIELARLLMRHGADVTCVASEAVTKLIKPDYFKWATGNEVITKLTGKMEHVALADYKKSDCIIVYPGTANTLGKLANGIDDTPISTVLTVGFGAKIPIIMALAMHQAMYENAAVLRNISFLKELVEFIEPNFIEEKAKAAEPEDVLDYVLDRFGRSPLLSGKKILITAGPTAEPIDTIRVLTNQSSGKTGVLLAREMISAGAKVTLVYGPGTEKPPKGAKTIPVNTVRQMFDAVKKELQSKKFDVAILSAAPADYTTIPTKSKIKSDKASITIKLQRAPKIIDNIKKIQKNIFLVGFKAETNISRQKLVELAKKKLKESESDIIVANDIGAKYLKNRELNEVIIVDKSGKTKSSGRKNKDEISKFIRKQIEEKLAHR; this is translated from the coding sequence TTGAATAAGCATCCATCGTTAGACATAGTGGAATCATACGGAACAGAACTAGCTGGAAAAAAAATTGTTCTGTGTGTTACGGGAAGTGTTGCTGCATACAAGGCAATAGAACTGGCAAGATTACTAATGAGGCATGGTGCGGATGTTACATGTGTTGCAAGTGAAGCTGTTACAAAACTGATCAAGCCGGACTATTTTAAATGGGCAACAGGAAACGAGGTAATAACAAAACTCACAGGCAAAATGGAACATGTTGCGCTGGCCGATTACAAAAAATCCGACTGCATCATAGTATATCCCGGGACTGCAAACACTTTGGGAAAACTTGCAAATGGAATTGATGACACGCCGATTTCCACTGTGTTAACAGTTGGGTTTGGCGCAAAAATTCCCATAATAATGGCACTTGCAATGCACCAGGCAATGTATGAGAATGCCGCCGTATTGCGAAATATTTCGTTTTTGAAAGAGTTAGTTGAGTTTATCGAGCCTAATTTTATAGAGGAAAAGGCAAAGGCAGCTGAGCCTGAGGATGTATTGGACTATGTTTTGGACAGATTTGGCCGATCTCCTCTTTTGTCCGGTAAAAAAATACTAATCACTGCAGGCCCCACCGCCGAGCCAATAGACACTATTCGGGTTTTGACAAACCAGAGCTCGGGTAAGACTGGTGTTTTGCTTGCACGGGAGATGATTTCGGCTGGCGCCAAAGTCACACTGGTGTATGGGCCTGGAACTGAAAAACCGCCAAAGGGCGCTAAAACCATACCGGTGAATACAGTTCGGCAAATGTTCGATGCGGTAAAAAAAGAACTACAGTCCAAAAAATTTGATGTAGCAATTTTATCTGCGGCACCAGCCGACTATACTACCATACCAACAAAGTCAAAAATAAAAAGCGACAAAGCTAGCATTACTATCAAGCTGCAGAGGGCTCCAAAAATAATAGATAATATCAAAAAAATCCAAAAAAATATTTTTCTGGTTGGATTCAAGGCAGAAACTAACATTTCAAGGCAAAAGCTTGTAGAGCTGGCAAAAAAGAAACTTAAAGAATCTGAATCAGATATCATAGTTGCAAACGATATTGGAGCAAAATACCTAAAGAACCGCGAGCTAAACGAAGTCATTATCGTGGATAAATCCGGAAAGACTAAAAGCTCTGGTCGCAAAAACAAAGACGAGATATCAAAGTTTATCAGAAAGCAAATAGAAGAAAAACTAGCTCATAGATGA
- the panB gene encoding 3-methyl-2-oxobutanoate hydroxymethyltransferase, with protein sequence MHKSVKDILDKKRNGQKISVITAYDYTLASLCDKSGIDIMLVGDSAGMVMLGYENTIPVTMDQMVLFTDAVSRARQNSLLVADMPFMSYQASISDAIANSGRLIKAGADAVKLEGGKIVAPTIQAIVDTGIPVMGHIGFQPQTTTLAQGYRVQAKTKDAAITLIEDAKALEKAGVFSIALEMVTSEVAKIISESMSIPTIGIGSGKFCDGQVLVVHDVLGMYDKIKPKFVKQYMTLSDQITKAISLYKSDVEAGKFPTKENWFTMEKSELDKLMKEIE encoded by the coding sequence ATGCACAAATCAGTTAAGGATATTTTAGACAAAAAAAGGAACGGCCAGAAAATATCTGTCATTACTGCATATGATTATACCCTAGCATCATTATGTGATAAGTCTGGGATTGACATCATGCTGGTTGGTGATAGTGCCGGCATGGTCATGCTCGGATATGAAAACACAATACCTGTTACCATGGATCAGATGGTTCTATTTACAGATGCTGTATCTCGTGCAAGACAAAATTCACTTCTAGTGGCTGACATGCCTTTCATGTCATACCAGGCAAGCATATCGGATGCAATTGCAAACTCTGGCCGACTGATAAAAGCAGGAGCTGATGCTGTTAAACTCGAAGGTGGAAAAATTGTTGCGCCCACCATCCAAGCAATAGTGGATACAGGCATTCCCGTGATGGGCCACATTGGATTTCAGCCTCAGACTACCACGCTTGCGCAAGGGTACAGGGTCCAGGCAAAGACAAAGGATGCTGCAATTACACTAATTGAAGATGCAAAAGCCTTGGAAAAGGCAGGTGTTTTTTCCATAGCACTGGAGATGGTTACATCTGAAGTGGCAAAAATAATTTCCGAATCCATGTCGATTCCTACTATAGGTATAGGATCTGGAAAATTTTGCGATGGTCAAGTATTAGTGGTGCATGACGTTCTGGGAATGTATGACAAAATAAAACCAAAATTTGTAAAGCAATACATGACATTATCTGACCAGATAACAAAGGCCATATCTCTATACAAATCAGATGTGGAGGCAGGAAAATTTCCTACAAAGGAAAATTGGTTTACAATGGAGAAATCCGAGCTAGATAAGCTCATGAAGGAAATTGAATAA
- a CDS encoding phosphopantothenate/pantothenate synthetase, with translation MNHIPTNHPRAKSLYIRERLVEAFDAGLIAKEGLMAHGRGEAFDYLIGEKTSKSAKKAILAAAFMLKQARNPVISVNGNIAGLCSKEIVQLAKVSGAKIEVNLFYATKSRRQNIFRVLKKNGAPRIYGMDKKNSTKLSGLDSARRIVDRDGIYSADVVVVPLEDGDRTLALKKAGKKVITFDLNPMSRTAETADITIVDNVVRAIILLIKSCKNPKEIKFDNSKNLALAILEIKANLTRRARNAQIS, from the coding sequence TTGAATCATATTCCAACAAATCATCCGCGGGCAAAATCGCTGTATATCCGAGAAAGACTAGTTGAAGCATTTGATGCTGGTCTTATCGCAAAGGAAGGACTCATGGCGCACGGGCGTGGTGAGGCATTTGACTATTTGATTGGTGAAAAAACATCAAAATCTGCCAAAAAGGCGATTTTGGCTGCCGCCTTTATGCTAAAACAGGCACGAAATCCCGTAATTTCGGTAAACGGCAACATTGCTGGGCTATGCTCAAAGGAAATAGTACAGCTTGCCAAAGTCTCTGGCGCAAAAATAGAAGTAAACCTATTTTATGCAACAAAGTCCAGACGACAAAACATTTTTCGCGTATTGAAAAAAAACGGCGCGCCTAGGATCTATGGAATGGATAAGAAAAACTCTACTAAACTTTCTGGCCTGGATTCTGCTAGAAGAATTGTGGATAGGGATGGAATTTATTCTGCGGATGTGGTTGTGGTTCCACTGGAAGACGGCGATCGAACACTAGCACTAAAAAAGGCCGGAAAAAAAGTAATAACATTTGATCTAAACCCAATGTCACGCACAGCCGAGACTGCCGATATTACAATAGTGGACAACGTTGTTCGCGCAATTATATTATTGATAAAATCCTGCAAAAACCCCAAAGAGATAAAATTTGACAATTCCAAAAATCTTGCACTAGCAATACTAGAAATCAAGGCAAATTTGACTAGGAGGGCTCGCAATGCACAAATCAGTTAA
- a CDS encoding GHMP kinase yields MKGIAFSPAHITGFFKAELDQIARPEMQGSLGAGFSIQEGVTSTVEVQDSEFSDYAITISGYRPDNTQVSEFVISEFLKNMQGNYFLKVHHDIKVPVGYGLGCSAAVALSLVYALNSAFRTNYTKEQLGTMAHNAEVMCRTGLGDVLASYHGGFEIRVKGGAPGIGQIKKISLESYSAIMICFSPISTKQFLKERLASINGLGGKMVDKLVQTKNVDQFHDYSIEFANYVDIITPKMKLVIDDLKQNEIKCGVALFGETIFTLIKPEMESMVISILEKYPDGIIIKSKIDQVGARLLH; encoded by the coding sequence ATGAAGGGGATTGCATTTAGCCCTGCACACATAACTGGATTCTTTAAGGCAGAACTAGACCAGATAGCAAGGCCTGAAATGCAAGGCTCTCTGGGTGCGGGTTTTTCCATCCAAGAAGGAGTCACCTCAACAGTCGAAGTGCAGGACTCTGAATTTTCTGATTACGCCATTACAATTTCTGGATACCGGCCAGATAACACGCAGGTCTCTGAATTTGTAATTTCCGAGTTTCTCAAAAACATGCAGGGCAATTATTTTCTCAAAGTACACCATGACATTAAGGTCCCAGTGGGTTATGGTTTAGGATGTTCTGCGGCCGTTGCATTGTCTTTGGTATATGCGCTAAACTCTGCATTTAGGACAAACTATACCAAAGAACAGCTTGGTACCATGGCGCACAATGCAGAGGTAATGTGCAGAACTGGCCTAGGCGATGTTTTGGCGTCATATCACGGTGGATTTGAGATTAGAGTAAAAGGAGGTGCGCCAGGGATTGGCCAAATAAAGAAAATATCTTTGGAATCATATAGTGCGATAATGATTTGCTTTTCGCCAATTTCTACAAAACAATTCCTTAAGGAAAGACTGGCATCAATAAACGGCCTTGGGGGGAAAATGGTGGACAAGCTAGTGCAAACAAAAAATGTAGACCAGTTCCATGACTATTCTATTGAATTTGCAAACTATGTTGACATTATAACGCCAAAAATGAAATTGGTAATTGACGATCTGAAACAGAACGAAATAAAATGTGGTGTTGCACTTTTTGGTGAGACAATATTTACTCTGATAAAACCTGAAATGGAAAGTATGGTGATTTCCATTTTGGAAAAATATCCTGATGGAATTATAATCAAATCGAAAATCGACCAAGTCGGTGCAAGACTATTACATTGA
- a CDS encoding phosphate uptake regulator PhoU, with translation MPKFIRRLQKIGSSILVSLPKEWVKANHLDKSAEVELETSDNTVSITAGKTERPSKEVVISYPLPQDENIVANITGAYLIGYDIIRIKARTTIPAEDREKIRNSMRRLVGMEIVEEDSSNVNVQFLLDAATLNPQKILKRISSIALGMFNDVSSSLISDDRSNLQTLSHRDDEVDRQYFLLVRLIRSTISDKRLATAFHLENIDVLDYRIAANILETTSDTLVEIANSLSNTTLSKNDLKKIYELTKDIESIHQKSIDAFIEQNRSLAIDAIASHRKFQRKISDIRSSIEQKNQFQIDLLDLIYMFERVSRSWADVADLVKPVY, from the coding sequence TTGCCTAAATTCATTCGACGCCTGCAAAAGATAGGAAGCAGCATTCTGGTATCATTGCCAAAAGAATGGGTCAAGGCAAACCATCTAGACAAGAGTGCCGAGGTAGAACTCGAAACATCCGACAACACCGTATCAATTACCGCAGGCAAAACAGAACGGCCATCAAAGGAAGTCGTAATATCGTATCCATTGCCGCAAGACGAAAACATTGTCGCAAACATTACCGGCGCATATCTGATTGGCTATGACATTATTCGAATAAAGGCAAGGACTACCATTCCGGCAGAAGACAGGGAAAAAATCCGCAATTCCATGAGAAGACTCGTTGGTATGGAAATAGTGGAGGAAGACTCGTCAAATGTAAATGTCCAGTTCCTACTTGATGCGGCCACGCTAAATCCACAAAAAATTCTCAAGCGAATCAGCTCTATCGCACTGGGAATGTTTAATGATGTATCATCTTCTTTGATATCAGACGACAGATCAAACCTCCAGACTCTATCGCACCGGGACGACGAAGTAGACAGGCAGTATTTCCTTTTGGTCAGACTGATTCGTAGTACCATCTCCGACAAAAGACTTGCCACCGCATTTCATCTAGAAAACATTGACGTTCTGGATTACAGAATTGCAGCAAATATTCTAGAGACAACAAGTGATACTCTGGTAGAAATTGCAAATTCATTGTCGAATACAACACTATCAAAAAACGACCTCAAAAAAATATACGAGCTGACAAAAGACATAGAATCAATTCACCAAAAATCAATTGACGCATTTATTGAGCAAAACCGAAGCCTGGCAATTGATGCTATTGCAAGCCATAGGAAATTCCAGAGAAAAATATCTGACATCCGCTCTTCAATAGAGCAAAAAAACCAGTTCCAAATTGACCTATTGGATCTAATCTACATGTTTGAGCGAGTCTCTAGGTCCTGGGCAGACGTTGCAGATCTGGTCAAGCCAGTCTACTAG
- a CDS encoding NUDIX hydrolase, which produces MRKKKIYDGKILGLSIYDITIQGRKVKREIIEHRGAAAILAFDEKGKVILVKQYRFPHGYVLEIPAGTLEKGEKPISCAFREIQEETGYKASKMTHFLTYYPSVGYNKEAIHCFVAKNLKKTSAQVLDEDEIMSVVKMDLKRLISMIKIGKIIDSKTICAVLTYAAKNKLY; this is translated from the coding sequence ATGCGAAAAAAAAAGATCTATGACGGTAAGATTTTGGGCCTGAGCATCTATGATATTACCATACAAGGACGCAAAGTAAAGCGCGAAATTATAGAACATCGAGGGGCTGCTGCAATTTTAGCATTTGATGAGAAAGGTAAGGTCATATTAGTAAAACAGTACAGATTCCCGCATGGATACGTACTAGAGATTCCTGCAGGCACGCTGGAAAAGGGTGAAAAGCCAATTAGTTGCGCTTTTCGCGAAATTCAGGAGGAAACTGGCTACAAGGCGTCAAAAATGACACACTTTTTGACGTATTATCCTTCTGTTGGGTATAACAAGGAGGCAATTCATTGCTTTGTTGCAAAAAATCTCAAAAAAACAAGCGCACAGGTGCTTGATGAAGACGAGATAATGTCTGTTGTAAAGATGGACCTCAAGCGCCTCATATCTATGATAAAGATAGGAAAAATTATCGATTCCAAAACAATCTGTGCTGTTTTGACCTATGCTGCAAAGAACAAGTTGTACTAG